The proteins below are encoded in one region of Sphingobacterium sp. R2:
- a CDS encoding FecR family protein, which yields MESKNAKEILERYRLGTCSEEEKSWVETWHLQQLRASRYTVDPEDLKRVQDEVKSRIEADIHTNIKRIRRKNQLFKISAVAASLILVLGVSYFSSRQSAKEPIAHPVWQQADIQPGGNKAVLLSGDGSAIQLSEHRNTIIVGAQIRYADGPELLQGDPTSYLSEAPTVRTLQTPKTGTYNIVLADGTKVWLNAYSSLKFPSRFEGKERVVELTGEAYFEVAHNKKQPFKVRSQQQTIEVLGTHFNLSAYTSEATVTTLLEGAVKVNNVDDSKSILLKPGQQSTVKEDTKQIQLAQSNTEHAVAWKNGYFNFDNETLGSILNKIARWYDVEFTYEKTPSNKTYIGAVSRARNLSAVLRALEAVADVKFKRTGRKIAVTP from the coding sequence ATGGAGAGTAAAAACGCAAAAGAAATTCTTGAACGTTACCGTTTGGGCACCTGTTCTGAAGAAGAGAAATCATGGGTAGAAACCTGGCATCTTCAACAGCTCAGGGCTAGCCGATATACAGTCGATCCGGAGGATTTAAAGCGTGTCCAAGACGAGGTGAAAAGTAGAATAGAAGCCGATATCCACACTAATATCAAACGGATACGAAGGAAGAATCAGCTGTTTAAAATAAGCGCAGTTGCAGCGTCTTTAATCTTAGTATTGGGTGTTAGCTATTTCTCTAGTAGACAGTCTGCTAAGGAACCTATAGCGCATCCGGTTTGGCAGCAGGCTGATATTCAGCCGGGAGGTAATAAAGCTGTTTTGTTGAGCGGTGATGGGAGCGCTATCCAGTTAAGTGAACATCGGAATACCATTATCGTGGGGGCACAGATCAGGTATGCTGACGGTCCAGAATTGCTTCAGGGTGACCCTACTTCTTACTTATCCGAAGCGCCCACAGTTCGTACCCTACAAACCCCCAAGACGGGAACATACAATATCGTACTGGCAGACGGTACCAAGGTATGGCTTAATGCCTATTCCTCCTTAAAATTCCCGTCCAGATTTGAGGGTAAGGAGCGCGTGGTGGAATTAACAGGTGAAGCCTATTTTGAAGTCGCCCACAATAAAAAACAACCCTTTAAAGTACGCAGTCAACAGCAAACCATAGAGGTACTGGGGACACATTTCAATCTATCTGCTTACACATCCGAAGCCACCGTAACCACACTTTTAGAAGGTGCTGTTAAAGTAAATAATGTTGATGATAGCAAGTCGATTTTGCTAAAGCCTGGTCAACAAAGTACCGTTAAGGAAGATACGAAACAGATCCAGCTTGCCCAGAGCAATACCGAGCATGCGGTAGCCTGGAAGAATGGCTACTTTAATTTCGATAATGAAACCTTAGGCAGCATCCTCAATAAGATAGCGCGCTGGTACGATGTGGAATTTACCTATGAGAAGACGCCGTCCAATAAGACTTATATTGGGGCCGTATCCCGAGCACGCAACCTTTCCGCCGTACTGCGTGCATTGGAGGCCGTGGCTGATGTTAAATTTAAACGAACGGGACGAAAAATCGCCGTCACCCCCTAG
- a CDS encoding SusC/RagA family TonB-linked outer membrane protein: MNFYLEKWRGTPVYILYKTLVVMKLIFVLLTVGLCQVYASGFAQKITLKEKNASLELIINKIRQQSGYDFIGDAALIKKVNGLSLTVKDAPLVDVLNQLFKNTNITYRIDTDIIALKPKAESIAANQQIVISGRVVNERGESLSDASVRVIHSEVMTKTGKDGTFSLKVSDKDAMILVSYVGYDPLTLKAKESMGLIQLTASLSTLEGVDITVSTGYQTISKERATGAFSQVGQSVLAMRPASNLSSALQGTVAGMQAKENEDGSVDFLIRGNSTLYADSKPLVVVDGFPISSSNFSDINPNDVESVTVLKDAAAASIWGARAANGVIVIVTKKAKTDNKLSIQGSAFSRIARRPDLNYILTQANSADHVAYERKAYENNWAFYPYANSFGDIANSLTLAQEALYANQYGKMSTADMNAELDRLSKIDNRGQLRDLLTQNALLNQYNINLQAGNQRVRNYTSVLYEKNKGAFQKNGYDRFNLNFNNDFKITSFLQFNLGANLQYKKQQYGGATLEEIAQLSPYELLLNEDGSYGVNLKTYNREQLSLIPTEKFTYADWSYNLLREVRGREFTDERINARIQTGLNLKIIPGLTFDTKFQYERNKIDRERMYDESTFYVRSLVNKKTQYDDDTKTVGKAYIPKGGILRRGIRQYEDGSNDEELGAEDIQSFVFRNQLNFDRTFGSDHQISAIAGIEVSQYLTNGTINPTVYGYYKDKLQATTPPYGYGSSVDQFTDFEGYPTTIPGGNTTFKWQKNKFVSLYGNAAYTYLSRYTVSGSIRSDASNFITDDPKLRWSPLWSIGAKWNVAKEKFMTSQEGIDRLEMRLTYGKNGNMENSTSTATLLNVGGSLNTSTGTITATIADNGNPSLRWEKTASTNLGVDFSLYKGLLFGSLDLYRKKGSGIIGQIALPTATGTQIQKFNNAEITNKGFEIALGTRVEISKNILYQTNINYAYNANNIDQLYNPSLYTYQMINGAFVEGRPVGSIYAFDYIGMINGVPHVAGPNNSQQSFNDVSLYNRGLGLPFLHYMGTSVPPHTLGWTNTLQLGDFNIMCILLGKMGGVYRNPVFNYAALVGSDKTFVNKYVNEVLAGNPNIPGFALPDEPNLYLWDRYSEALSSQVEKSSYIELKELSLGYKLSNRWTEAIRLNHVNLFVQARDLGLIWRANAKGYNPDWLPGTMRPAQSYTFGINFQF, from the coding sequence ATGAATTTTTACCTTGAAAAATGGAGGGGGACTCCTGTCTATATCCTCTATAAAACGCTCGTCGTGATGAAACTTATTTTTGTGCTGCTGACAGTTGGCCTGTGTCAGGTATATGCAAGTGGCTTTGCTCAGAAAATAACGCTAAAGGAAAAAAATGCTTCTTTAGAACTTATCATCAATAAAATCCGTCAACAAAGTGGTTACGATTTTATTGGCGATGCTGCACTAATCAAAAAAGTCAATGGTCTCAGCCTCACCGTAAAAGACGCGCCGCTGGTGGACGTCCTAAATCAGCTCTTCAAAAATACCAACATTACGTATCGAATTGATACCGATATTATTGCATTGAAACCAAAGGCTGAAAGTATAGCCGCTAATCAGCAAATCGTCATCAGCGGCAGAGTGGTCAATGAGCGGGGTGAAAGTCTATCCGATGCGTCTGTGCGCGTAATCCACAGCGAGGTGATGACAAAGACAGGCAAAGACGGTACGTTCAGCCTAAAAGTATCTGATAAAGATGCAATGATTTTGGTTTCTTACGTGGGTTATGATCCCCTCACGCTCAAAGCCAAAGAATCCATGGGGCTAATCCAGCTTACGGCAAGTTTGTCAACACTGGAAGGTGTCGATATCACGGTGAGTACAGGTTATCAGACGATTTCGAAAGAGCGTGCTACAGGAGCCTTTAGCCAGGTCGGACAATCGGTATTGGCCATGCGTCCTGCATCCAACCTTTCCAGTGCACTGCAAGGTACAGTAGCGGGTATGCAAGCCAAGGAAAATGAAGACGGTAGTGTAGACTTTCTGATCCGGGGCAATAGCACCCTATATGCCGATAGTAAACCACTGGTCGTGGTCGACGGCTTCCCGATATCGAGTAGCAACTTCTCGGATATCAATCCCAATGACGTCGAATCTGTCACTGTACTGAAAGACGCCGCTGCGGCATCCATCTGGGGAGCACGTGCCGCCAATGGCGTTATTGTTATTGTCACCAAAAAAGCTAAAACCGACAATAAACTTAGTATCCAGGGGAGTGCATTTTCTAGGATAGCCCGAAGACCAGACCTAAATTACATCCTTACACAAGCCAATTCGGCCGATCATGTTGCCTACGAACGTAAGGCATATGAAAACAACTGGGCCTTTTATCCCTATGCGAATTCGTTTGGTGACATAGCGAACTCATTGACATTAGCGCAGGAAGCATTATATGCCAATCAATACGGTAAAATGTCTACAGCCGACATGAACGCCGAGCTAGACCGATTGAGCAAGATTGATAATCGCGGGCAGCTTCGGGATTTGCTCACGCAAAATGCCCTGCTGAATCAATACAATATCAATCTGCAGGCCGGCAATCAGCGTGTACGGAACTACACCTCTGTTCTCTATGAAAAAAACAAAGGTGCCTTTCAGAAAAACGGTTATGACCGGTTTAATTTGAATTTCAACAATGATTTTAAGATAACCTCGTTTTTGCAGTTTAACTTAGGCGCCAACCTACAATATAAAAAACAGCAATACGGAGGCGCTACCCTTGAGGAGATCGCGCAATTATCGCCTTATGAACTGCTCTTGAACGAAGATGGTAGTTATGGGGTCAATCTAAAAACCTACAACCGTGAACAGCTTAGTCTGATTCCGACCGAAAAATTCACTTATGCCGACTGGTCGTACAACTTATTGCGGGAAGTGCGTGGCCGAGAGTTTACTGACGAACGCATCAATGCCCGTATACAGACCGGACTTAACCTCAAGATCATTCCTGGGCTTACCTTCGATACCAAATTTCAATACGAGCGTAATAAGATAGACCGGGAACGTATGTATGATGAGAGTACCTTCTATGTACGCAGTCTGGTGAATAAAAAAACGCAGTATGACGATGATACAAAGACCGTAGGTAAAGCTTATATCCCCAAAGGCGGAATTTTGAGACGTGGCATTAGACAATATGAAGATGGCTCCAATGACGAGGAATTGGGGGCGGAGGATATACAAAGTTTTGTCTTTAGGAACCAATTGAACTTTGACCGGACGTTCGGTTCCGATCATCAGATCTCGGCCATTGCCGGTATTGAAGTGTCGCAATACTTGACTAACGGAACCATCAATCCGACCGTGTACGGCTATTACAAGGACAAGCTTCAGGCGACTACACCACCTTACGGCTATGGTAGTTCGGTAGACCAATTTACCGATTTTGAAGGTTACCCGACCACGATTCCTGGAGGTAATACAACGTTTAAGTGGCAAAAAAACAAATTTGTGTCACTCTACGGAAATGCAGCTTACACCTACCTGAGCCGCTATACGGTGTCTGGAAGTATACGAAGTGATGCCTCGAATTTCATCACAGACGATCCCAAACTACGGTGGTCACCATTATGGTCAATAGGAGCTAAATGGAATGTCGCGAAGGAAAAATTTATGACTTCGCAAGAAGGTATAGACCGACTTGAAATGCGCCTGACCTATGGTAAAAATGGGAATATGGAAAATTCGACCTCCACAGCGACATTACTCAATGTAGGTGGCAGTCTAAATACATCAACAGGCACCATTACCGCAACCATTGCTGATAATGGTAATCCTAGCCTACGTTGGGAAAAGACAGCGTCAACCAACCTTGGAGTCGACTTCTCCCTATATAAGGGCCTGCTATTTGGTTCGTTGGACCTATACCGCAAAAAGGGCTCTGGAATCATTGGGCAGATCGCATTGCCTACAGCAACTGGAACGCAAATCCAAAAATTCAATAATGCCGAAATCACCAATAAAGGCTTCGAAATTGCACTGGGTACGCGTGTCGAAATAAGCAAAAACATACTTTATCAGACGAATATCAATTATGCTTATAACGCAAATAATATAGATCAGCTCTATAACCCCTCATTGTATACTTACCAAATGATCAATGGGGCTTTTGTTGAAGGCCGCCCCGTAGGTTCTATTTATGCTTTTGACTACATCGGTATGATCAATGGTGTACCGCATGTCGCCGGACCGAACAATAGTCAGCAGAGTTTCAATGATGTGTCGTTGTACAATCGAGGTTTGGGACTTCCATTCCTGCATTATATGGGTACTAGCGTACCACCACATACACTGGGCTGGACCAATACTTTACAACTCGGTGACTTTAACATCATGTGTATCCTATTGGGCAAGATGGGTGGTGTATACCGTAATCCTGTATTTAACTATGCAGCACTCGTAGGGTCTGATAAGACTTTTGTTAACAAATATGTGAATGAAGTGCTGGCGGGGAATCCTAATATTCCAGGATTTGCACTTCCTGATGAGCCTAACCTCTACCTTTGGGATCGCTACAGTGAGGCGCTAAGCAGCCAGGTGGAAAAGTCGTCCTATATCGAGTTGAAAGAACTCAGTTTGGGATACAAGTTGTCTAACCGGTGGACAGAAGCCATCCGATTAAACCATGTCAACCTATTTGTACAGGCACGTGACCTTGGCCTGATCTGGCGTGCCAATGCTAAAGGGTACAATCCCGATTGGCTACCAGGTACGATGCGACCTGCACAGAGCTATACATTCGGTATTAATTTTCAATTTTAA
- a CDS encoding RagB/SusD family nutrient uptake outer membrane protein has translation MRVFLYIGFAAAILMTASCKKYLSEEPKKQASIKTVEQLEALVNNATEFSKETNFTATYSTDDTEISKELYKNNVTAFTVNSLQRYVSATAGIENLATDELWTGEFKKIFTANVILKNIDLVSGDEASRQRVKADAHFIRAMSYWILVNNYCAPYAAANMNSLGLPLKRTVDYEESLKRATLQETYDFILADIEAAKKVAEADVDPRKTWRVSQKAISAFMSRYYLFTGDYDKSLAESNKALESATVSLVDYNTILPGRSVSYSNPAATLRYSQLNDWNAAKYLYWSELYYSRYQYTGEQWYLPSSALVALYDQTNDLRYKHLMIPNGGRRFNVVTPAAYRYTMFTDGSILVSGPTRAEMLLNKAEALARQGDVQNALVAVNTLRQKRMSTYSALTAANKDEAIKQVLAERRRELPFVMRWYDIRRFSVNDYAADNITVKRDFYQVNRTGVDLSTPKIYTLESKHLVVPINGVEIDASKGQIQQNPY, from the coding sequence ATGAGAGTGTTCCTATATATCGGGTTTGCCGCTGCCATACTGATGACCGCAAGCTGCAAAAAATACCTATCCGAAGAGCCCAAGAAACAGGCTAGTATCAAAACCGTGGAGCAGTTGGAAGCTTTGGTCAATAATGCCACAGAGTTTTCGAAAGAAACTAACTTTACGGCTACTTATTCGACCGACGATACGGAGATCAGCAAGGAGCTGTATAAAAACAACGTCACGGCTTTTACAGTCAATAGTCTTCAGCGTTATGTATCCGCTACAGCGGGTATTGAAAACCTCGCTACTGACGAGCTGTGGACTGGAGAGTTCAAAAAGATTTTCACCGCAAATGTCATTTTAAAAAACATCGACCTGGTTAGCGGTGATGAAGCCAGTCGCCAAAGGGTTAAAGCGGATGCCCATTTTATCCGCGCGATGTCTTATTGGATCCTGGTCAATAATTATTGTGCGCCTTATGCTGCGGCGAATATGAATAGTTTAGGACTGCCGTTAAAGCGTACCGTCGATTACGAAGAGTCGCTAAAACGGGCCACACTTCAGGAAACTTACGATTTCATTCTGGCAGACATCGAAGCAGCAAAGAAAGTGGCTGAAGCCGATGTCGACCCTCGAAAGACCTGGCGGGTGAGCCAGAAAGCTATTTCAGCTTTCATGAGCCGGTACTATTTATTTACGGGTGACTACGATAAGAGCTTAGCCGAATCAAACAAGGCGCTGGAGTCGGCTACCGTAAGTTTAGTGGACTATAATACCATACTTCCGGGCAGAAGCGTCTCCTACAGCAATCCAGCGGCAACGCTCCGGTACAGCCAATTAAACGACTGGAATGCCGCAAAATATCTCTATTGGAGCGAGCTTTACTACAGCCGTTATCAATATACCGGTGAACAATGGTATTTGCCGAGTAGCGCACTGGTAGCGCTGTACGATCAGACCAACGACCTCCGTTACAAGCATCTGATGATTCCTAATGGCGGCCGACGTTTCAATGTCGTGACACCAGCTGCGTATCGGTACACCATGTTTACCGACGGGAGCATCTTAGTTTCAGGCCCGACGAGAGCCGAGATGCTTCTTAATAAAGCCGAGGCGCTGGCCCGCCAGGGAGATGTTCAGAATGCCTTAGTGGCGGTCAATACCCTACGTCAAAAACGGATGTCCACCTATAGTGCACTTACGGCAGCTAACAAGGATGAAGCGATTAAACAGGTGCTGGCTGAAAGACGGCGTGAACTTCCTTTTGTGATGCGATGGTACGATATACGCCGATTTAGTGTCAACGACTATGCTGCGGATAATATTACCGTAAAGAGAGACTTTTACCAAGTCAATAGAACAGGAGTCGACCTCTCTACACCTAAAATTTACACCTTAGAAAGTAAGCATTTGGTCGTACCGATCAACGGTGTGGAGATCGATGCCAGCAAGGGGCAGATCCAGCAGAATCCTTATTAA
- a CDS encoding thioredoxin-like domain-containing protein, translated as MKFKNIVITISLLIACCLYSFGQRKTFTVTSKIADLKDSTYNMTIWNGISDVVFKKGSTKNGQIYYQDTTSVPLIIRLTLPTESLYKRVDRGYIPVKSQSIWFVAMPGGKILLKGKLSDFAEVYPSGDKENDVISKLNKGYHPLLNKSANIELKLAKDTVEEALKKRLEAEQERIDSEAEKYLKDFLKKNISSIAGLYYLEDMLIREIVTIDTVEALLPTVAKAYQSSPFYTILKNRVAGSKYDVGKSIFQINTRNTYDGQVFDSNSWKGRFYLIDFWGSWCGPCMADVPDLKKLRDSYPDQLRVLGIASDKNDSWRKAIEQHNLNWAHILNDKGSNNYVLRLNVTGFPTKILVDPNGTIVYRSTGGGETSFEKISEIIKNWK; from the coding sequence ATGAAATTCAAAAATATAGTAATCACAATAAGCCTGTTGATAGCGTGCTGCCTATATAGCTTCGGACAGCGCAAAACCTTTACAGTCACTTCCAAAATTGCCGACCTGAAGGACAGTACCTACAACATGACCATCTGGAATGGGATCTCAGATGTCGTCTTTAAAAAGGGCAGCACTAAAAATGGACAGATATATTATCAGGATACCACTTCCGTACCGCTGATCATACGCCTAACGCTTCCGACCGAATCGCTTTATAAGCGTGTCGACCGAGGGTACATTCCTGTTAAGAGCCAATCCATCTGGTTTGTCGCCATGCCGGGCGGTAAAATATTACTGAAAGGAAAGCTGTCCGATTTTGCTGAAGTATATCCGAGTGGGGATAAAGAAAATGATGTCATCAGTAAACTCAATAAGGGCTATCACCCCTTGTTGAATAAATCGGCAAACATTGAACTGAAACTGGCAAAAGATACAGTAGAAGAAGCGCTCAAAAAACGTCTTGAAGCCGAACAAGAACGGATCGATTCCGAAGCCGAAAAATACTTGAAGGACTTTTTAAAGAAGAATATTTCGTCAATAGCTGGCCTGTATTACCTGGAAGATATGCTGATCAGGGAGATTGTGACGATCGATACGGTGGAGGCGCTATTACCTACCGTAGCGAAGGCGTACCAAAGCTCCCCGTTCTATACCATTTTAAAGAACCGTGTAGCGGGAAGTAAATATGATGTAGGCAAGTCCATATTCCAGATAAACACGAGGAATACATATGACGGACAGGTGTTTGACTCCAACAGCTGGAAGGGAAGATTTTACCTCATCGATTTTTGGGGCTCATGGTGTGGTCCATGTATGGCCGATGTGCCCGATCTAAAAAAATTGAGAGACAGCTATCCCGATCAACTGCGTGTACTGGGCATTGCGTCCGATAAAAATGACAGCTGGCGAAAAGCCATCGAACAGCACAACCTCAACTGGGCGCATATATTGAACGACAAAGGAAGCAACAATTATGTACTGCGTCTGAATGTCACTGGATTTCCAACAAAGATCCTCGTGGATCCTAACGGAACCATTGTGTACCGAAGTACCGGCGGCGGAGAAACCTCCTTTGAAAAGATAAGCGAAATTATCAAAAACTGGAAATAA
- a CDS encoding GNAT family N-acetyltransferase encodes MQIVPYTPDFREDCLAIFHSNLPKFFAADELELFDKFLDEVIPADYYVVLIDGRPVACGGIFFDKRNNEAGLAWGMVSVLYHRKGIGKLLTAFRIALLKKRYPDKMLKIETSQHTAGFYEKNGFSIVDILPDGFGQGIDKYTMEMAPKTGN; translated from the coding sequence ATGCAAATCGTTCCATATACACCGGACTTCAGAGAAGATTGTCTTGCAATCTTCCACAGTAACCTGCCTAAATTTTTTGCTGCGGACGAACTGGAACTTTTTGACAAGTTTTTGGATGAGGTCATTCCAGCTGATTATTACGTCGTTTTAATTGATGGCCGGCCTGTTGCCTGCGGTGGGATATTTTTTGATAAAAGAAATAATGAAGCTGGATTGGCTTGGGGTATGGTCAGTGTTTTATACCATAGGAAAGGGATTGGTAAGCTATTGACAGCGTTTAGAATAGCTCTTTTAAAGAAAAGGTATCCCGACAAAATGCTAAAAATTGAGACGTCTCAGCATACGGCGGGCTTTTATGAAAAAAATGGCTTTTCCATTGTTGATATTTTGCCGGATGGCTTTGGTCAAGGAATCGATAAGTATACCATGGAGATGGCTCCCAAAACAGGAAATTAA
- a CDS encoding outer membrane beta-barrel family protein — translation MAASFGGKLTQVDMNTRSLFQQAADKHWQVRPELSNAFGHKEQLKALFMQMRYNPSDAFQIDLGLRFEDAAFKSTTAHKPDTAFTVQRSYSNFFPNLTLTYALDAAQKLSVNYHRRVNRPNFKDLSPFVEVNDPYLYERGNPTLKPEFANNMELTWLFKNSYSLRLRYSQRQNAISKSYNLDEHGRTIVMPMNLKHASAVGLRFNAANISPVKKWNIQLNGNLMYSSFEWLTGNNMQQNRRLVPSLQVQHTISLPFKLSLDLNGFWNGATAEGQATIASLWSMNTGVRKTFLQDKLTLYIYGNDLFRTNRPQITFSSDAMEGSYRELYDSRSVGINLSYRLNRGKKDNLKSVRGNDRLEEGNRINY, via the coding sequence GTGGCGGCTTCCTTTGGAGGAAAATTGACGCAGGTGGACATGAATACCCGTTCATTATTTCAACAGGCAGCTGATAAGCATTGGCAAGTGCGCCCCGAGCTGAGCAATGCATTCGGTCATAAAGAGCAGCTGAAAGCGCTTTTCATGCAAATGCGGTACAACCCATCTGACGCTTTTCAGATCGATCTAGGACTACGTTTTGAGGATGCCGCCTTTAAGAGCACTACAGCACATAAGCCAGATACAGCTTTTACCGTGCAAAGGTCCTATAGCAATTTCTTTCCCAACCTTACCCTCACCTATGCACTGGATGCAGCGCAAAAGCTTTCCGTCAATTACCATAGGCGGGTCAATCGTCCAAATTTCAAAGACCTGAGTCCTTTTGTGGAGGTCAACGACCCCTATTTGTACGAGCGGGGAAATCCAACGTTGAAACCCGAATTTGCCAACAACATGGAGCTTACCTGGTTGTTTAAAAATTCGTATTCACTGCGGCTCCGCTATAGCCAGCGGCAAAATGCGATCAGCAAGAGCTACAACCTGGACGAACACGGGCGGACTATTGTGATGCCGATGAACCTGAAACATGCATCGGCGGTGGGGCTGCGGTTTAATGCCGCCAATATTTCTCCCGTCAAAAAGTGGAACATCCAGCTGAATGGAAACCTGATGTACAGCAGTTTTGAATGGCTTACAGGAAACAATATGCAGCAAAATAGGCGGCTTGTCCCTTCTTTGCAAGTGCAGCATACTATCAGTCTGCCTTTTAAACTCAGTTTAGACCTCAACGGTTTCTGGAATGGCGCTACTGCCGAGGGGCAGGCTACCATTGCTTCCCTGTGGTCTATGAATACCGGAGTACGCAAAACCTTCTTGCAAGATAAATTAACTTTGTATATTTATGGCAATGACCTTTTCCGGACAAACAGGCCTCAAATAACCTTTAGCAGTGACGCTATGGAAGGCAGCTACCGGGAGTTGTACGACAGTAGATCCGTGGGGATCAATCTTTCCTACCGATTAAACCGCGGAAAGAAAGATAATCTAAAGAGCGTGCGTGGCAACGACCGTTTAGAAGAAGGTAACCGGATTAATTATTGA
- a CDS encoding sensor histidine kinase, with translation MRASIAKLSVHPIPYLGPALWGIASFNILRVVTDLTKKNEFWSGGVKIHSVGLLISVIFCYVITFLWRRRLGRIFAAKPTVTTNVTVEYIVAVVQIMGLLNPTVYVSERLGWVYMGDGYIDYILVNAIYVPLFLLYYMFLRNERSDRNMAENRIYVEQIKADKLDAELQLLKSQYHPHFLFNALNTVYFQIDESNTTAKKSVEQLSELLRYQIYTMDEEVSMEHELAFLTSYIAFQQQRLTARLHVHTDIEKDWSGVSIYPLLFQPLIENAFKYVRGTYEIAICLKREGTKIYFSISNSLSGAAADASAIPRTERTESGAGLSNLKKRLALRYPQRHTLHTHTDGTCFLAELKLDL, from the coding sequence ATGAGAGCGAGCATTGCAAAACTAAGTGTACATCCCATACCTTATCTAGGCCCGGCGCTTTGGGGAATCGCTTCTTTCAATATTCTTCGTGTGGTGACGGATTTAACGAAGAAAAATGAGTTTTGGTCTGGCGGTGTTAAGATCCATTCAGTCGGGCTGCTCATCTCGGTGATTTTTTGTTATGTGATCACCTTCTTGTGGCGGCGGCGGCTGGGCAGAATATTTGCTGCAAAGCCTACCGTTACAACCAATGTAACGGTAGAGTATATCGTTGCCGTGGTGCAGATAATGGGCCTGTTGAATCCAACCGTGTATGTGTCGGAGCGCCTCGGTTGGGTATATATGGGTGACGGTTATATTGATTATATCTTGGTCAACGCGATTTATGTACCGCTCTTTCTGCTGTACTATATGTTTTTGCGGAACGAGCGCAGCGACAGGAATATGGCCGAAAATCGCATCTACGTTGAACAGATTAAAGCGGATAAGTTAGATGCCGAATTGCAGTTGCTGAAAAGTCAATATCATCCACATTTCCTGTTCAATGCACTCAATACGGTTTATTTTCAGATTGACGAATCCAATACAACAGCAAAAAAAAGTGTTGAGCAGCTTTCGGAACTGTTGCGGTACCAGATTTACACGATGGATGAGGAGGTCTCCATGGAGCACGAACTTGCATTTCTGACATCGTATATAGCGTTTCAGCAGCAGCGGCTGACGGCAAGATTGCATGTGCATACCGACATTGAAAAGGATTGGTCAGGTGTCAGTATCTATCCTCTACTGTTTCAGCCTTTAATAGAGAATGCCTTTAAATATGTGCGAGGAACATACGAGATCGCGATTTGCCTCAAGCGTGAAGGAACTAAAATCTATTTCAGTATTTCAAATAGTTTGTCTGGGGCAGCTGCTGATGCGTCAGCAATTCCGCGGACCGAGCGAACGGAATCGGGGGCTGGACTTTCCAACCTGAAAAAGAGGTTGGCACTGCGCTATCCACAGCGGCATACCTTGCACACGCATACCGATGGAACGTGTTTTTTGGCAGAATTAAAACTAGATTTATAA
- a CDS encoding LytR/AlgR family response regulator transcription factor → MMMEIKCAIVDDEPFARKGIASYIAKIDFLKLVVECEDAIELSQYLRLHPLDLIFLDIEMPEISGLDYIASLSNPPKIIVVSAYEKYALRGYELEVVDYLLKPVPFERFFKAANRAFDVLCNTAPSAGVLANPQEAHIFLKVDKQLKKIFIQDILFVQSMGNYVVVHTSGTREVTYCSLQQMISMLPAQHFIACHRSYLVNRNKIAIIAGNQLHVGEYKIPIARNLRDDVMAAILNITGHHPPR, encoded by the coding sequence ATGATGATGGAAATCAAATGTGCTATCGTAGACGACGAGCCTTTTGCGCGTAAGGGAATTGCATCTTATATAGCAAAAATAGATTTTTTGAAGCTCGTTGTGGAATGCGAAGATGCGATTGAATTGAGCCAATATCTGCGTTTGCATCCCCTTGATCTGATCTTTCTTGATATTGAGATGCCCGAGATTTCGGGTTTGGATTATATAGCGAGCTTAAGCAATCCGCCGAAGATTATCGTGGTGTCGGCCTACGAAAAGTATGCTTTGCGCGGGTACGAATTGGAAGTAGTCGATTATCTGTTAAAGCCTGTGCCTTTTGAACGCTTCTTTAAGGCGGCCAATCGGGCATTCGATGTACTCTGCAACACTGCTCCTTCGGCAGGGGTGTTGGCAAATCCACAGGAGGCGCATATCTTTCTGAAGGTGGACAAACAATTAAAAAAGATTTTTATTCAGGATATCTTGTTTGTACAGAGTATGGGCAACTACGTGGTTGTGCATACCTCAGGTACGCGTGAAGTGACCTATTGCAGCCTACAGCAAATGATAAGCATGCTGCCAGCACAGCACTTTATTGCTTGCCACCGATCCTATCTGGTCAATAGGAATAAGATAGCAATCATAGCAGGGAATCAGTTACATGTGGGGGAATATAAAATTCCGATCGCCCGAAATTTAAGGGATGATGTGATGGCAGCGATCTTGAATATTACCGGCCATCATCCGCCCCGATAA